CAGTGCAATACTCATGAATCCACAGGTTTGGGTTGCAAGCGGCCATGTCGGCGGCTTTTCAGACCCGCTAATGGACTGCAAAAGCTGCAGAACGCGTCATCGTGCAGACAAACTTATCGAAGATTTTACAGGAAAGCCGTGTGCAGGACTGTCCAATGAGCAGATGATGGCGTTTATTAAAGAAAATCATATTAAATGCCCTGACTGCGGCTCGGAAAATTTTACTGATATACGCCAGTTCAATTTAATGTTCAAGACATTTCAGGGTGTTACAGAGGATGCAAAAAACGAGATATTTTTACGTCCTGAAACAGCGCAGGGGATTTTCGTAAACTTTAAGAATATAGCTAGAACTACCAGAAGGAAGATTCCTTTTGGAGTAGGGCAGGTTGGAAAATCCTTCAGAAATGAGATTACTCCGGGCAATTTCATATTCAGAATTCGTGAATTTGAACAGATGGAACTTGAGTTCTTCTGCAAACCAGGCACAGACCTTGACTGGTTTAATTATTGGAAAGATCAGTGCCATAAATTTTTACTTGATCTTAATATCAAAAGTGATAACTTAAGACTGCGCGATCACGATAAAGAAGAATTATCACATTATTCCAATGCCACGACTGATTTTGAATATCTGTTCCCGTTTGGCTGGGGTGAACTTTGGGGAATCGCTGATCGTACTGATTTTGACTTAACCCAGCATCAAAATACAAGCGGGCAGTCAATGGAATACTTCGATTCAGATACAAACGAAAAGTATATTCCGTATGTAATAGAACCATCTCTTGGGGCGGATCGTGTTGCTCTCGCTCTGCTCTGCGATGCATATGATGAGGAACAGGTTGGAGAGGGAGATACACGTGTTGTTCTAAAACTTCATCCGTTTCTTGCGCCGTTCAAAGCTGCGATATTGCCGCTTTCTAAAAAATTGTCTGAACAATCACAAGATTTATATGCAAAACTGCTCAAGCAATTTAATTGTGATTATGACGATGCTGGTTCTATAGGAAAGCGCTATAGACGTCAGGATGAAATAGGAACTCCGTTTTGCATCACATTTGATTTTGACAGTTTAAACGATAACTGCGTCACAATCCGCGACCGTGACTCAATGACCCAGGTCAGACTTCCTATCGACCAGATTTCAGGTTACATCTCAGAGAAAATTTCTTTTTAATAAAGGAGATAGTGATGATGCAGCGTATTGATAAGGAAAACTACTACCTTGATATTGCGGAAACGGTATTAGAAAGGGGCACATGCCTTCGCCGCAACTACGGCACCATCATAGTTAAGAACGACGAAATAATTGCAACGGGTTATACAGGCGCACCTCGCGGGAGGAAAAACTGTTCTGCGGTAGGAGTGTGCAGGAGAGATGCAATGAAT
The DNA window shown above is from Bacillota bacterium and carries:
- a CDS encoding glycine--tRNA ligase; translated protein: MDKIVSLCKNRGFVYSGSEIYGGLANSWDYGPLGVEFKNNVKKAWWQRFVQQSPHNVGLDSAILMNPQVWVASGHVGGFSDPLMDCKSCRTRHRADKLIEDFTGKPCAGLSNEQMMAFIKENHIKCPDCGSENFTDIRQFNLMFKTFQGVTEDAKNEIFLRPETAQGIFVNFKNIARTTRRKIPFGVGQVGKSFRNEITPGNFIFRIREFEQMELEFFCKPGTDLDWFNYWKDQCHKFLLDLNIKSDNLRLRDHDKEELSHYSNATTDFEYLFPFGWGELWGIADRTDFDLTQHQNTSGQSMEYFDSDTNEKYIPYVIEPSLGADRVALALLCDAYDEEQVGEGDTRVVLKLHPFLAPFKAAILPLSKKLSEQSQDLYAKLLKQFNCDYDDAGSIGKRYRRQDEIGTPFCITFDFDSLNDNCVTIRDRDSMTQVRLPIDQISGYISEKISF